The Impatiens glandulifera chromosome 3, dImpGla2.1, whole genome shotgun sequence genome contains a region encoding:
- the LOC124931681 gene encoding mitochondrial uncoupling protein 5-like, whose product MGLKGFAEGGIASVIAGCSTHPLDLIKVRMQLQGEGHVKQQLRPAFAYNSVGGAATLISAPPKVGPVSVGIKIFQTEGVAALFSGVSATVLRQTLYSTTRMGLYEILKEKWSDPSSGNLPLGRKIAAGLFAGGIGAAVGNPADLAMVRMQADGRLPVSQRRNYKSVFDAITQMSKQEGIASLWRGSSLTVNRAMIVTASQLASYDQVKEMILQNGVMKDGLGTHVSASFAAGFVAAVASNPIDVIKTRVMNMKVEPGMRPPYNGALDCALKTVQAEGPMSLYKGFIPTISRQGPFTVVLFVTLEQVRKLLKDF is encoded by the coding sequence ATGGGTTTGAAAGGATTTGCTGAAGGCGGCATCGCTTCTGTAATTGCTGGTTGTTCGACGCACCCTCTTGATCTGATCAAGGTCCGTATGCAGCTACAGGGAGAAGGCCATGTTAAACAACAACTCCGCCCTGCCTTTGCCTACAATTCCGTTGGTGGTGCAGCCACATTAATCTCTGCACCACCCAAGGTCGGACCCGTCTCCGTCGGGATCAAGATTTTCCAGACGGAGGGTGTCGCCGCCCTATTCTCTGGTGTCTCCGCCACCGTCCTCCGCCAGACACTCTACTCCACCACCCGGATGGGTCTCTACGAGATCCTCAAGGAAAAATGGTCCGATCCCAGCTCCGGTAATCTCCCTCTCGGCCGGAAAATCGCCGCCGGTCTATTCGCCGGAGGGATTGGGGCAGCAGTAGGTAATCCTGCAGACCTTGCAATGGTTAGGATGCAAGCCGACGGTCGGCTACCGGTTTCTCAACGCCGGAACTACAAGAGTGTGTTTGATGCCATCACGCAAATGTCAAAGCAGGAGGGGATTGCTTCTCTGTGGCGTGGTTCGTCTCTTACTGTGAACCGAGCTATGATCGTCACTGCATCGCAGCTTGCATCGTACGATCAAGTGAAGGAGATGATCTTACAGAATGGTGTGATGAAGGATGGACTGGGGACCCACGTGAGCGCGAGTTTTGCTGCGGGGTTTGTGGCTGCGGTGGCCTCGAACCCAATTGATGTGATCAAGACTCGGGTAATGAACATGAAAGTAGAGCCCGGAATGAGACCACCTTATAACGGGGCACTCGATTGCgcccttaaaacagttcaagCCGAAGGCCCCATGTCCCTTTACAAGGGTTTTATTCCCACAATTTCAAGACAAGGCCCATTCACTGTAGTGCTATTTGTTACTCTTGAACAAGTTCGCAAGCTTCTCAAGGATTTTTAG